In Methanofollis sp., one DNA window encodes the following:
- a CDS encoding 6-hydroxymethylpterin diphosphokinase MptE-like protein, translated as MKFEEWEPFYEEILDYFAFDRAGDEEAARILAALLPRDDLALLEDLCRGKTVTVCGNAPSLPAEIGRVDGTVFAADAAADVLYGRGIRPAAVFTDLDGATDSLVAMNREGTVVVVHAHGDNIPLLRYWVSKLPGPLVGTTQAAPFDSIHNFGGFSDGDRAAFAAHALGAVQVSLVGFDLDDPGVDPVKRGKLAWARRLLALLGHDI; from the coding sequence ATGAAGTTTGAGGAGTGGGAGCCCTTCTACGAAGAGATCCTGGACTATTTTGCCTTCGACCGGGCGGGAGACGAGGAGGCGGCGCGTATCCTCGCCGCCCTCCTCCCCCGCGACGACCTCGCCCTCCTCGAAGACCTTTGCCGGGGGAAGACGGTCACGGTCTGCGGGAACGCACCCTCCCTCCCCGCCGAGATCGGCAGGGTCGATGGGACGGTCTTTGCGGCCGACGCCGCCGCGGACGTGCTGTACGGCCGCGGCATCAGGCCCGCCGCCGTCTTCACCGACCTCGACGGGGCGACTGACAGTCTGGTCGCGATGAACAGGGAGGGGACGGTCGTCGTCGTCCATGCCCACGGCGACAACATCCCTCTTCTCCGTTACTGGGTGTCGAAACTGCCCGGCCCTCTTGTCGGCACGACGCAGGCCGCTCCCTTCGACAGCATCCACAACTTCGGCGGTTTCTCCGACGGCGACCGCGCGGCCTTCGCCGCCCATGCCCTCGGTGCGGTGCAGGTCTCCCTCGTCGGCTTCGATCTCGATGACCCCGGTGTCGACCCGGTGAAGCGGGGCAAACTCGCCTGGGCGCGGCGTCTCCTTGCCCTCCTCGGCCATGACATCTGA
- a CDS encoding DHH family phosphoesterase, with amino-acid sequence MADAAQPGSPGKIVKYLICGCGSTGYNVVEELLKETDSILILDRDEKRVEDLRDQKYDAIVRDMQEPNAFDDLPVPEVIFVLSNDKDANLSAVRTAKAKYPPAHVIARATDPVGKDMLESAGADVVLYPQEVIAKTAVHHIRRLSASRIARRLSALLGSWEGTLGIVTHTNPDPDSVSSAMALAAIAHDASGGKLVSRILYDGNIGHQENRAFVNLLDIKMEKISPEILAACEHLALVDSTAPGSNNALGKDARVNIIIDHHKNGTHDTTKVEFVDIRPGMGATASIMTQYLQELDLPVDTKVATALLYGIRADTRDFRRNITPQDLNYAAFLLPLTDRDILDKIMSPSVSQETLDVLGNAIRGREVVSGYLFTNVGYLRNRDAVPQAADALINLEGVNTAIVYGITDINIIFSARNRDIRIHIGKVLEEAFAGIGEAGGHATMAAAAIPLTYFSMVKEKEELLDLIIEPILKKIRRIVGLENEAKHEV; translated from the coding sequence CTGCGGAAGCACAGGATACAACGTTGTTGAGGAGCTGCTCAAGGAAACCGATTCAATATTAATCCTCGACCGGGACGAGAAGCGCGTCGAAGATCTTCGCGATCAGAAATACGACGCGATCGTCCGGGATATGCAAGAACCGAACGCTTTTGACGATCTACCTGTTCCTGAAGTCATTTTTGTCCTCTCCAATGACAAGGACGCCAATCTTTCTGCAGTGCGGACTGCAAAAGCAAAATATCCTCCTGCGCATGTGATCGCCCGCGCCACCGACCCGGTGGGCAAGGACATGCTCGAGAGCGCAGGGGCCGATGTCGTCCTCTATCCTCAGGAAGTCATCGCCAAGACCGCCGTCCACCACATCAGGAGGCTCTCTGCCTCGCGCATCGCGCGGCGGCTCTCCGCTCTCCTCGGGTCCTGGGAGGGCACCCTCGGGATCGTCACCCACACGAACCCCGACCCCGACTCGGTATCGAGCGCGATGGCCCTTGCGGCGATTGCCCACGACGCCTCGGGAGGAAAACTCGTCTCCCGTATTCTCTATGACGGCAATATCGGCCACCAGGAAAACCGGGCCTTCGTCAACCTTCTCGACATCAAGATGGAGAAGATCTCGCCCGAGATCCTCGCCGCCTGCGAACACCTCGCCCTTGTCGACTCCACGGCGCCGGGCTCGAACAATGCCCTCGGCAAGGACGCACGGGTGAACATCATCATCGACCACCACAAGAACGGTACCCACGACACCACCAAGGTCGAGTTCGTGGACATCAGGCCGGGGATGGGGGCGACGGCAAGCATCATGACGCAGTACCTCCAGGAACTCGACCTCCCGGTGGACACGAAGGTGGCGACCGCTCTCCTCTACGGGATACGGGCCGACACCCGGGACTTCAGGCGGAACATCACGCCGCAGGACCTCAACTACGCCGCCTTCCTCCTGCCCCTCACCGACCGCGACATTCTCGACAAGATCATGTCGCCGTCCGTCTCGCAGGAGACCCTCGACGTCCTCGGGAACGCGATCCGGGGCCGCGAGGTCGTCTCCGGCTATCTCTTCACGAATGTCGGATATCTCCGCAACAGGGACGCCGTGCCGCAGGCCGCCGACGCCCTCATCAACCTGGAGGGAGTGAATACCGCCATCGTCTACGGGATCACCGATATAAACATCATCTTCTCGGCCAGGAACAGGGACATCAGGATCCATATCGGCAAGGTGCTGGAGGAGGCTTTTGCCGGGATAGGCGAGGCCGGCGGTCACGCAACCATGGCGGCGGCGGCCATACCTCTCACCTATTTCTCGATGGTGAAGGAGAAGGAGGAACTCCTCGACCTGATCATCGAGCCCATCCTGAAGAAGATCCGCCGGATCGTTGGCCTGGAGAACGAGGCCAAGCATGAAGTTTGA